The Paenibacillus tianjinensis genome has a window encoding:
- a CDS encoding ATP phosphoribosyltransferase regulatory subunit, whose translation MSKPKGFEKPAGVRDYLPRAVTKLRKIENDVLHCMSRWGYKQVITPTLEYYDTVGVASSTSDQKLYKLLNNRGQALVLRSEMTAPVARVVSSLLKDEPLPLRLSYHANVFRAIEEEAGREAEFFQTGVELVGDDSPEADAEVVALAISSLQAAGVKSFKIAMGHVGFLDGLFQEAVPGLPEVQEELKNHLLGRDYVAFRDTLRQLELPEAQKSELYGLLRLRGGKEICGQALELSSHPLARTSIEHLCKVWEVLVSYGVSQHVLIDLTMVGDFSYYTGMTFEGYASELGFPVCSGGRYDNLLQQFGRPTPSTGFSLKTNRILDGVSGMPKEEELPVLIQYDALRRTEGLEEAARLRSEGQIVVTRLAAGPEDLKTVKRLDPETVEADGEEYGEIYTFVSFVSEHG comes from the coding sequence ATGTCCAAGCCGAAGGGATTTGAAAAGCCGGCCGGTGTGCGCGACTATCTCCCGCGCGCAGTGACGAAGCTGCGCAAGATTGAGAATGATGTGCTGCACTGTATGAGCCGCTGGGGATATAAGCAGGTGATTACCCCTACCCTGGAATATTACGATACGGTTGGTGTGGCCAGCTCCACATCCGACCAAAAACTTTATAAACTGCTCAACAACCGGGGTCAGGCCTTGGTGCTGCGTTCTGAAATGACTGCTCCGGTGGCCCGGGTCGTATCCTCTTTATTGAAGGATGAGCCGCTGCCGCTGCGCCTGTCTTACCATGCCAATGTCTTCCGGGCGATTGAGGAGGAAGCGGGACGGGAAGCAGAATTCTTCCAGACCGGAGTGGAGCTTGTCGGCGACGACTCTCCCGAGGCCGATGCCGAGGTCGTAGCGCTGGCTATCTCCTCGCTGCAGGCTGCCGGGGTGAAGTCTTTCAAGATCGCCATGGGCCATGTGGGCTTCCTCGACGGATTGTTCCAGGAAGCGGTCCCCGGTCTGCCGGAGGTTCAGGAGGAATTGAAGAACCATCTGCTGGGCCGGGATTATGTTGCCTTCCGTGATACACTGCGGCAGCTTGAGCTACCGGAAGCACAGAAGAGTGAACTGTACGGGCTGCTTCGCCTGCGCGGCGGCAAGGAAATCTGCGGACAGGCTCTGGAGCTTAGCAGCCATCCGCTGGCCCGCACCTCCATTGAGCATCTGTGCAAGGTATGGGAGGTGCTGGTATCCTACGGGGTATCCCAGCATGTGCTGATTGACCTGACGATGGTCGGAGACTTTTCCTATTATACCGGCATGACTTTTGAGGGCTATGCCTCCGAACTCGGTTTTCCGGTATGCAGCGGAGGCCGGTACGACAATCTCCTGCAGCAATTCGGGCGGCCGACGCCTTCAACCGGCTTCTCTCTCAAGACCAACCGGATTCTGGACGGAGTGTCCGGAATGCCGAAAGAGGAGGAGCTGCCGGTCCTGATTCAATACGATGCGCTGCGGCGCACCGAAGGGCTGGAGGAAGCGGCACGGCTGCGGTCGGAAGGCCAGATTGTCGTAACGAGACTGGCGGCGGGGCCGGAAGACCTTAAGACCGTGAAGCGGCTGGACCCCGAGACCGTGGAGGCAGATGGTGAAGAGTACGGAGAAATTTATACATTCGTGTCTTTTGTCAGCGAGCATGGCTGA
- the hisG gene encoding ATP phosphoribosyltransferase, with product MAQILKVAMPKGRIYNKAADLFRQAGLPIPADGEESRKLVISLPEAGMEFILAKPVDVPTYVEYGVADIGIVGKDVLLEEDRDVYELLDLGIARCRMSIIGLPNWQPGIQQRVATKYPNVASRYFREQGQQVEVVKLNGSIELAPLIGLADRIVDMVETGQTLKDNGLVEMESIFEITSRLVANRVSYRMKNAEIQQLCDRLQAVIGEPGLQLR from the coding sequence ATGGCGCAAATACTCAAGGTAGCCATGCCGAAAGGCCGAATTTACAACAAAGCGGCAGATCTGTTCCGCCAGGCGGGATTACCGATTCCTGCGGATGGGGAGGAATCGCGAAAGCTGGTGATTTCACTGCCGGAAGCGGGCATGGAATTTATTCTGGCTAAGCCGGTGGATGTGCCTACTTATGTGGAGTACGGCGTAGCGGACATCGGGATTGTCGGCAAGGATGTGCTGCTGGAAGAGGACCGCGATGTGTATGAGCTGCTTGATCTGGGCATCGCGCGCTGCCGGATGTCTATTATCGGCCTGCCCAACTGGCAGCCGGGCATTCAGCAGCGGGTGGCTACTAAATATCCGAATGTCGCCTCACGGTATTTCCGCGAGCAGGGCCAGCAGGTGGAGGTCGTGAAGCTGAACGGCTCGATCGAGCTTGCACCGCTGATCGGCCTGGCTGACCGCATTGTGGACATGGTGGAGACCGGGCAGACCTTGAAGGATAACGGTCTGGTGGAGATGGAGAGCATCTTCGAGATCACTAGCCGGCTGGTGGCCAACCGGGTCAGCTATCGGATGAAGAATGCAGAAATCCAGCAGCTGTGCGACCGTCTGCAGGCGGTTATCGGCGAGCCGGGTTTGCAGTTGAGATAA
- the hisD gene encoding histidinol dehydrogenase has translation MKVQSSKDFKLQREVEYGTPEQNETVKQIVADIKTEGDAALLRYTERFDRTTLTASELRVTEEELQAAYSRVEDSFVTAIRAAAANIRAFHARQKRSSWMDLQPDGTILGQIIRPLKRVGVYVPGGTAAYPSSVLMNVIPAQIAGVPEIVMVTPPATGGKVGIDPYILVAAAEAGVSEIYRVGGAQAVAALAFGTESIAPVDKICGPGNIYVALAKREVYGAVDIDSIAGPSEIVVLADDTAEPAYIAADLLSQAEHDIMASAILVTPSQSLADTVAAEVERQLRELPREAVARASVENHGAIIVVESLQEGIAVVNRLAPEHLEIVAEDPMGLLGSIENAGAIFLGPYSSEPVGDYFAGPNHIIPTNGTARFSSPVDVDDFIKKSSLIYYSKEALLRDGETIMELARREGLEGHARAIQIRLENEAKGGAEEDGE, from the coding sequence GTGAAGGTACAATCGAGCAAGGATTTCAAGCTGCAGCGGGAAGTGGAATACGGAACGCCGGAGCAGAATGAAACGGTAAAACAAATCGTAGCTGATATCAAAACAGAAGGCGACGCTGCGCTGCTACGTTATACGGAGCGGTTTGACCGTACGACGCTTACAGCGTCGGAACTGCGGGTGACCGAAGAAGAACTCCAGGCTGCCTACAGCCGGGTGGAGGATTCGTTCGTCACTGCGATCCGCGCTGCCGCAGCCAATATCCGGGCATTTCATGCCCGTCAGAAGCGCAGCTCCTGGATGGATCTGCAGCCGGACGGCACGATCCTCGGACAGATCATCCGCCCGCTTAAGCGGGTGGGCGTCTATGTTCCTGGCGGCACGGCAGCCTATCCGTCCTCCGTGCTGATGAACGTTATCCCGGCGCAGATTGCCGGCGTACCGGAGATCGTGATGGTCACCCCGCCGGCTACCGGCGGGAAGGTGGGCATCGATCCTTACATCCTTGTCGCCGCCGCGGAGGCAGGCGTGAGCGAGATTTACCGGGTGGGCGGCGCTCAGGCGGTTGCCGCACTCGCCTTCGGCACGGAATCCATCGCGCCGGTCGATAAGATCTGCGGGCCGGGCAACATCTACGTGGCCCTGGCCAAACGCGAAGTCTATGGCGCTGTCGATATCGACAGCATCGCCGGACCGAGCGAGATCGTCGTCCTCGCCGACGATACCGCCGAGCCGGCCTACATCGCGGCCGACCTGCTCTCCCAGGCCGAGCATGATATCATGGCCTCGGCCATCCTGGTGACGCCATCGCAGAGCCTGGCGGATACCGTGGCTGCCGAAGTAGAACGGCAGCTGCGGGAACTGCCGCGCGAGGCGGTAGCACGCGCGTCCGTCGAGAACCATGGCGCGATTATCGTCGTGGAATCGCTGCAGGAGGGCATCGCCGTAGTCAACCGGCTGGCGCCGGAGCACCTGGAGATTGTGGCGGAGGATCCGATGGGACTGCTTGGCAGCATAGAGAATGCCGGAGCCATCTTCCTCGGCCCCTACAGCTCGGAGCCGGTCGGCGATTATTTTGCCGGACCGAATCATATCATACCGACCAACGGCACGGCACGTTTCTCGTCACCGGTCGATGTGGATGATTTTATTAAGAAATCAAGCCTGATCTATTACAGTAAGGAAGCGCTCCTGCGCGACGGGGAGACAATTATGGAGCTGGCCAGACGGGAGGGCCTTGAGGGCCATGCCCGAGCGATTCAAATCAGACTGGAGAACGAAGCGAAGGGTGGAGCAGAAGAAGATGGAGAATAA
- the hisB gene encoding imidazoleglycerol-phosphate dehydratase HisB translates to MENNNNELAERKAGLSRKTNETDITLSLGVDGSGISELETDVPFLNHMLDLFAKHGQFDLSVQARGDIDIDDHHTVEDIGICLGQALREALGDKKGIKRYASVFIPMDEALAQVVIDISNRPHFEYRAEYSSQQVGSFSTELVHEFLWKFALEARITLHVIVHYGSNTHHMIEAVFKALGRALDEATLIDPRVKGVPSTKGVL, encoded by the coding sequence ATGGAGAATAACAACAACGAGCTGGCGGAGCGCAAAGCCGGTCTTAGCCGCAAAACCAATGAAACGGATATTACCCTCTCTCTCGGCGTAGATGGAAGCGGCATTTCCGAGCTGGAGACGGATGTGCCCTTTCTGAACCATATGCTGGATTTGTTCGCAAAGCACGGCCAATTCGACCTTTCGGTACAGGCGCGGGGCGATATAGATATTGATGATCACCACACCGTAGAAGATATCGGAATCTGTCTGGGGCAGGCGCTGCGTGAAGCGCTGGGTGACAAAAAGGGCATTAAGCGTTACGCAAGTGTGTTCATTCCGATGGATGAAGCGTTGGCTCAGGTGGTTATCGATATCAGTAACCGGCCGCATTTTGAATACCGGGCGGAGTATTCGTCACAGCAGGTGGGCAGCTTCTCCACGGAGCTGGTGCATGAGTTTCTGTGGAAGTTCGCGCTGGAGGCGCGGATTACGCTGCATGTCATTGTGCACTACGGCTCCAATACCCATCATATGATTGAAGCGGTATTCAAGGCGCTCGGTCGGGCGCTGGATGAAGCGACATTGATTGATCCGCGTGTAAAGGGTGTGCCTTCTACGAAGGGAGTGCTGTAG
- the hisH gene encoding imidazole glycerol phosphate synthase subunit HisH, with protein MTVAIVDYGMGNLHSVSKAVERLGYKSLVTGNPEEIFAADSVILPGVGAFGDAMDQLCSSGLDVIVKEAAAGGQPLLGICLGMQLLFSSSEEHGEHTGLDILPGSVVRFAPRDGYKVPHMGWNKLSFLQPQSPLLTNLTEGHVYFVHSYHVQMGQTSDLLAVTDYGHPVTAVVGRDNVFGMQFHPEKSGELGMKLLGNFLELKRERA; from the coding sequence ATGACCGTTGCAATCGTCGATTACGGCATGGGTAACCTGCACAGTGTCAGTAAAGCGGTGGAGCGGCTCGGTTATAAGAGCCTGGTGACGGGCAATCCGGAGGAGATTTTTGCAGCTGACAGTGTCATTCTGCCCGGAGTCGGCGCGTTTGGTGATGCAATGGATCAGCTGTGCAGCAGCGGTCTTGATGTTATAGTCAAGGAGGCCGCTGCCGGCGGCCAGCCCTTGCTGGGTATCTGCCTCGGGATGCAGCTGCTGTTCAGCAGCAGTGAGGAGCACGGCGAGCACACCGGACTGGACATTCTGCCCGGCTCTGTCGTGCGGTTTGCCCCCCGGGATGGCTACAAGGTGCCGCATATGGGCTGGAACAAGCTGAGCTTCCTGCAGCCGCAGAGTCCGCTGTTAACCAATCTTACAGAGGGACATGTTTATTTCGTCCACTCTTATCATGTGCAGATGGGGCAAACAAGCGATTTGCTCGCTGTTACAGATTACGGGCATCCGGTAACGGCGGTGGTCGGACGGGATAATGTCTTCGGAATGCAGTTTCATCCGGAGAAGAGCGGAGAATTGGGCATGAAACTGCTGGGCAATTTTTTGGAGCTGAAGCGAGAGCGGGCGTAA